A single window of Nitrospirae bacterium CG2_30_53_67 DNA harbors:
- a CDS encoding phosphatidylethanolamine-binding protein translates to MGFEIKSPAFRQEGMIPSGFTCDGEDVSPGLTWSDPPKGTRSFALICDDPDAPMGTWVHWVVYNIPPDKRGLEEGFPMDEKLPDGTIQGMTDFRKVGYGGPCPPGGTHRYYFKLYALDTVLSLSPNAAKKELLEAMKGHQLAEAQLMGRYKRK, encoded by the coding sequence ATGGGATTTGAAATCAAAAGTCCGGCGTTCCGGCAAGAAGGGATGATCCCATCCGGATTCACATGCGACGGGGAGGATGTCTCACCTGGGCTGACCTGGTCGGACCCGCCCAAAGGAACCCGGTCGTTTGCGTTGATCTGCGATGACCCGGACGCTCCCATGGGAACCTGGGTGCACTGGGTTGTCTATAATATCCCGCCGGACAAGCGGGGTCTTGAAGAGGGCTTCCCGATGGATGAAAAACTGCCGGATGGCACGATTCAGGGAATGACGGATTTCCGGAAGGTCGGGTACGGCGGGCCCTGCCCGCCCGGAGGCACGCACCGGTACTACTTCAAGCTTTATGCGCTGGATACCGTCCTCTCCCTTTCTCCTAACGCTGCAAAGAAGGAACTTCTTGAGGCCATGAAAGGCCATCAGCTTGCTGAAGCCCAACTCATGGGCCGCTACAAACGCAAATAG